TCGTTGGTCCATAGGCCGTGCATCGCCCGTCGCCCCCCTCACAAATCTGAAATATCCATCCCCGGCGCCGAACGTACGCGGCGCAACCCCTGTCCGGACGATACACCAGTCTCGTCACTCAGGGACATAGCGCCTCTACGCTCCGTGACGACCAGCGCATATGCGAGTACGGACCGCTTCCGGGAGGTTGCGGAGGGTGCTCGAAGCGGACTACGCCCCTGTCGTAAGGATCACGTTGCGCAGGGGCTCCCGGTTCACGTAACGACTCAACTGGTCCACCAGCAACCTCTTCGCGCGGGGCAGGAACGCCGACGTCGGTCCGCCCACATGCGGGCTGATCAGCACGCCCGGCGCACGCCACAGGGGGTGTTCCCGGGGCAGCGGCTCGGGGTCTGTGACGTCCAGGGCGGCGGTGACGCGCCCGGTCTCCAGCTCGGCGAGCAGCGCCTTGGTGTCGACGACGGCTCCACGGGCGACGTTGACCAGCAGCGCGCCGTCCTTCATCCGGGCCAGGAAGTCGGCGTCGACCAGGTGCCGGGTGGCGTCCGTCAGGGGCGTGGACAGGATGACGACGTCCGCTTCCGGGAGCAGGGCGGGCAGTTCGGTGAGCGGATGCACGGGTCCGCGCGCCGTGGTGCGCTCAGAGCGCGCGACGCGCGCCACCCGCGCCAGTTCAAAGGGTGCGAGCCGGTCCTCGATCGCCGCCCCGATCGAGCCGTATCCCACGATGAGGACACTCTTGTCCGCCAGCGCCGGCCGGAATCCGCCGAGCCACTCCCCCTTGTCCTGCGCCCGCACGAAGTCGGGGACGCCGCGCAGCGAGGCGAGGATCAGCGTGAGGGTGAGCTCGGCGGTGCTCGCCTCGTGCACCCCGCGCGCGTTGCACAGCTTCACGCCCGGCCGCAGGTGCCTGAGGCCCGCCTCCACATGGTCGATGCCGGCGGAGAGCGTCTGCACGACCTGCACCGAGCTCATCTCCGGCAGCGGACGCTGCCCGAGCGCGGGCGCCTTCATGTACGGGACGACGTAGAAGGCGCACTCCGCCGGGTCGGCGGGGAAGTCCTCGGCGCCGTCCCAGAAGCGGTAGTTCGGGCCCTCGGGGAGGCCCTCGATCTCTTCCGGCGGGATGGGGAGCCACACATCAGCAGTCATGCTCTGGAGGCTATGTCAGGCGAACAGGTGTGCAGAGGTTAGGTTGGGGTGCCGGAAGAGGGAGGGTTACGGCCAGGTGGAGCGCAGGACGTTGGGCGCGGCGGCACTCGCGGTGGGAGCCGTCGGGCTCGGGTGCATGCCGATGAGCTGGGCGTACAGCTCGTCGCGGCAGCGGGGCGAGGAGTCGCTCAGGGCGGTGCACCGGGCGCTCGATCTGGGCTCGTCCCTGCTGGACACGGCCGACATGTACGGTCCGTTCACCAACGAGCTGCTGCTGGGGCGGGCGTTGAAGGAGCGCCGCCAGGACGCGTTCGTGTCGACCAAGGTCGGTCTGCTGGTGGGCGAACAGCACATCGTGGCCAACGGCCGTCCCGGCTATGTGAAGCGGGCGTGCGACGCCTCTCTGCGCCGCCTGCAGACGGACGTGATCGACCTCTACCAACTGCACCGCGCGGATCCCGAAGTCCCCATCGAGGAGACGTGGGGCGCGATGGCGGAGCTCGTGCAGGCCGGAAAAGTACGGTCGTTGGGGCTGTGCGCGATGGGTGCGCGGGGCGGCCGCCGCTCGGGAACCCGCCTGCACGACACGACGATCCGCCAGCTGCAGCGGGTGCAGCAGGTCTTTCCGGTGAGCGCCGTGCAGGCGGAGCTGTCGGTGTGGTCGCCGGAGGCCCTGGAGACGCTGCTGCCGTGGTGCGAGGCACGCGACGTCGGCTTCCTGGCGGCCATGCCGCTGGGCAACGGCTTCCTCACGGGCACACTGACCCCGGGCCAGGGCTTCGAACCGGACGACGTCCGCGCCCGGCACCCGCGCTTCACCGCGGAGATGATGGCGGCGAACCAGCCGATAGTGGCCGGCCTGCGCCGAATAGCGGCCCGGCACGGGGACGGGGTCACGCCCGCACAGGTGGCGCTGGCGTGGGTGCTGGCGCAGGGCCGGCACGTGGTCCCGGTGCCCGGGGCCAAGCAGGAGCGCTGGGTGACCGAGAACACGGGGGCCGAGGGGGTGCGGCTGACGGCGGAGGACCTGACGGAGGTCGCGGAGCTGCCGCGGGCACTGGGGTCCTGGGACTGACGGCGCGGCCGTCGGGGTCTGGCACTGACGCCGCAGCCGCCAGGGTCTGGGACTGACGGCACAAGTGTCGAGGCCTGGACCGACGCCGCAGGGAACCTGCAAGGAGCGCTGGGCGACCGAGAACGCGAGGGCTGAGCGAGTGCGGCTGACGGCGGAGGACCTGACGGAGGTCGCGGAGCTGCCGCGGGCGCTGGGGTCCTGGGACTGACGGCGCGGCCGTCGGGGTCTGGGACTGGGGCCGCAGCCGCCAGGGTCTGGGACTGACGGCACAAGTGTCGAGGCCTGGACCGACGCCGCAGGGAACCTGCAAGGAGCGCTGGGCGACCGAGAACGCGAGGGCTGAGCGAGTGCGGCTGACGGCGGAGGACCTGACGGAGGTCGCGGAGCTGCTGCGGGCACTGGGGTCCTGGGACTGACGGCACAGCCGTCGGGGTCTGGGACTGGGGCCGCAGCCGC
Above is a window of Streptomyces sp. DT2A-34 DNA encoding:
- a CDS encoding 2-hydroxyacid dehydrogenase, with translation MTADVWLPIPPEEIEGLPEGPNYRFWDGAEDFPADPAECAFYVVPYMKAPALGQRPLPEMSSVQVVQTLSAGIDHVEAGLRHLRPGVKLCNARGVHEASTAELTLTLILASLRGVPDFVRAQDKGEWLGGFRPALADKSVLIVGYGSIGAAIEDRLAPFELARVARVARSERTTARGPVHPLTELPALLPEADVVILSTPLTDATRHLVDADFLARMKDGALLVNVARGAVVDTKALLAELETGRVTAALDVTDPEPLPREHPLWRAPGVLISPHVGGPTSAFLPRAKRLLVDQLSRYVNREPLRNVILTTGA
- a CDS encoding aldo/keto reductase gives rise to the protein MERRTLGAAALAVGAVGLGCMPMSWAYSSSRQRGEESLRAVHRALDLGSSLLDTADMYGPFTNELLLGRALKERRQDAFVSTKVGLLVGEQHIVANGRPGYVKRACDASLRRLQTDVIDLYQLHRADPEVPIEETWGAMAELVQAGKVRSLGLCAMGARGGRRSGTRLHDTTIRQLQRVQQVFPVSAVQAELSVWSPEALETLLPWCEARDVGFLAAMPLGNGFLTGTLTPGQGFEPDDVRARHPRFTAEMMAANQPIVAGLRRIAARHGDGVTPAQVALAWVLAQGRHVVPVPGAKQERWVTENTGAEGVRLTAEDLTEVAELPRALGSWD